A DNA window from Oscillatoria sp. FACHB-1406 contains the following coding sequences:
- a CDS encoding penicillin-binding protein 2 gives MSRAKSRFLSPQQREQRRLNARKASSARTIRRKPNSEVALPVLWGRIFLKSLERLENSQSWQWGRLLLVWGVLAAFAAGLAVNLYRLQIADAPELQRKARQQQQVYMRPYVPRRQIVDRHGTVLATDRLVYTLYAHPKLFKIPAVEVATKLGEVLAPMSATEIAAKFGKRKSGIPIAYDVQEDVADRVSTLSIDGIELIRQYSRLYPQQDLVSDAIGYVDREHHAQAGLEYSQQKLLERNIVSLRLNRTGMGTLMPDRVPEGFVEVDDQQLQLTLDLRLQRAVRFALQQQVKQFQAKRGAVIVMDVRSGAVRALASEPTFDPNQYYKSDVRLFKNWTVSDLYEPGSTFKPINIAIALEAGAINPSSTFNDTGSIQVGPWTIKNHDFDSRGGRGTLTLDQILQYSSNVGMVQVVRQMQRQDYYQALKNLGLDQKLGIELPGETAGQLKNEAKFTESAVEAATSAFGQGFSLSPFKLVQLHAAIANGGNLVTPYLVEGLINSKGDRLWQPQRQPPRQVFSKTNTDAVLKMMESVVNANSGKNARIEGYRIGGKSGTAQKASPTGGYYSNLRISSFVGIFPIEAPRYVILAVVDEPKGEGAFGSVVAAPIVRSAIEALIAIDGIPPAQTEASNTDTIP, from the coding sequence ATGAGTCGAGCGAAATCTAGATTCCTGTCCCCCCAGCAGCGAGAACAGCGCCGCCTTAACGCTCGGAAGGCTAGCTCGGCTCGAACCATTCGACGCAAACCAAACTCGGAAGTCGCACTGCCCGTACTCTGGGGCAGAATCTTTTTAAAAAGCTTGGAGCGACTAGAAAACTCTCAGTCCTGGCAATGGGGACGATTGTTACTGGTGTGGGGCGTTCTCGCAGCATTTGCAGCGGGACTGGCGGTTAATCTGTATCGCCTTCAGATTGCAGACGCGCCAGAGTTGCAGCGCAAAGCGCGACAGCAACAACAAGTTTATATGCGCCCTTACGTTCCCCGCCGTCAGATTGTCGATCGCCACGGCACCGTTTTAGCCACCGATCGCTTAGTGTATACGCTCTACGCCCACCCGAAACTCTTCAAAATTCCGGCGGTAGAAGTTGCAACGAAGTTGGGCGAAGTTTTAGCGCCAATGAGTGCGACGGAAATCGCAGCAAAATTCGGCAAACGCAAAAGCGGAATTCCGATTGCCTACGACGTTCAAGAAGATGTTGCCGATCGCGTTAGCACCCTCTCCATCGATGGAATTGAATTAATTCGCCAATATTCTCGCCTCTATCCCCAACAAGACCTAGTATCCGACGCGATCGGATACGTCGATCGCGAGCATCACGCTCAAGCTGGCTTAGAATACTCCCAACAAAAACTCCTAGAACGCAATATTGTTTCGCTGCGACTCAACCGCACCGGAATGGGGACATTAATGCCCGATCGCGTTCCGGAAGGCTTCGTCGAAGTAGACGACCAACAACTGCAACTTACCCTCGATCTGCGCTTGCAGCGCGCCGTTCGCTTTGCCCTCCAACAACAAGTCAAGCAATTTCAGGCCAAGCGCGGTGCAGTTATCGTGATGGATGTCCGTAGCGGGGCAGTACGAGCGCTCGCCTCCGAACCCACCTTCGACCCCAATCAATATTACAAATCCGACGTGCGCTTGTTTAAAAACTGGACGGTTTCGGATTTATACGAACCCGGTTCCACCTTCAAACCGATCAATATCGCGATCGCGCTCGAAGCAGGCGCAATTAACCCCAGCAGTACCTTCAACGACACCGGAAGCATTCAAGTCGGCCCTTGGACGATTAAAAACCACGACTTCGACAGTCGCGGCGGGCGGGGAACGCTCACCCTCGACCAAATTTTGCAATACTCCAGTAACGTCGGTATGGTGCAAGTCGTGCGGCAAATGCAGCGCCAAGACTATTACCAAGCTCTGAAAAATCTGGGATTAGACCAAAAACTGGGGATCGAACTTCCCGGCGAAACCGCCGGACAACTGAAAAACGAAGCTAAATTTACCGAATCGGCAGTCGAAGCAGCAACCTCAGCCTTCGGACAGGGTTTCTCGCTCTCGCCCTTTAAACTGGTGCAATTGCACGCCGCGATCGCCAACGGCGGCAACCTCGTTACGCCATACCTCGTCGAAGGACTCATCAATTCTAAAGGCGATCGGCTCTGGCAACCGCAACGCCAACCGCCGCGCCAAGTCTTCTCCAAAACCAATACCGATGCCGTTTTAAAAATGATGGAGAGTGTCGTCAACGCCAATAGCGGTAAAAACGCTCGCATTGAAGGCTACCGCATCGGCGGCAAATCCGGAACGGCGCAAAAAGCCAGCCCTACCGGCGGTTATTACTCCAACCTCCGCATCAGCAGCTTTGTCGGAATTTTCCCGATTGAAGCCCCCCGCTATGTTATTCTCGCCGTTGTAGACGAACCGAAAGGCGAAGGTGCGTTTGGTTCGGTCGTCGCCGCTCCCATCGTGCGCTCGGCAATTGAGGCGCTGATTGCGATCGATGGCATTCCCCCTGCCCAAACGGAAGCGAGCAACACCGATACCATTCCCTAA
- a CDS encoding lysophospholipid acyltransferase family protein: protein MSDSPKVQARVVPWLYGMLLPIHRFLLGFYFQQIRVEGREYLPETGAFVLAPKHYSRWDPLVLALLSREPFYFMAKADQCEGFQGWFSQRLGAFPVDLERPAISSLKTAIALLASGQKLVLFPEGGIVRDELLRSLQPGLARLVLQAESLCNQTIPIVPIAIRYEPDAIKGAIVCLQICPPLHSGDYRQSTDKRTAAALTLALENVLREKLHQLQQQ from the coding sequence ATGAGCGATTCTCCGAAAGTACAAGCGCGCGTTGTTCCTTGGTTGTATGGGATGCTGCTGCCCATTCATCGCTTCCTGCTCGGTTTTTATTTTCAACAAATTCGGGTTGAAGGTCGAGAATATTTACCGGAGACGGGAGCTTTTGTTTTGGCTCCCAAACATTATAGCCGTTGGGATCCGCTGGTACTCGCGCTCTTGAGCCGAGAACCGTTTTATTTTATGGCGAAGGCGGATCAATGCGAGGGCTTTCAAGGTTGGTTTTCGCAACGGTTGGGGGCATTTCCGGTGGATTTAGAACGTCCGGCGATTTCGAGTTTGAAAACCGCGATCGCGCTGTTGGCGAGCGGGCAAAAACTGGTACTTTTTCCTGAAGGGGGAATTGTGCGCGATGAGTTGTTGCGATCGCTCCAACCCGGATTGGCGCGCCTTGTCCTACAAGCTGAATCTCTCTGCAATCAAACAATTCCCATCGTTCCTATCGCGATCCGATATGAGCCTGATGCGATTAAAGGCGCGATCGTTTGCCTGCAAATTTGCCCTCCCCTTCACAGCGGCGATTATCGTCAAAGTACCGACAAACGAACCGCCGCCGCCCTCACTCTCGCTTTAGAGAACGTCCTGCGAGAAAAATTGCACCAATTGCAACAGCAATAG